A window of the Mesorhizobium opportunistum WSM2075 genome harbors these coding sequences:
- a CDS encoding SAM-dependent methyltransferase, with protein sequence MDATEKAARVVRTVIETLKPGFAVRLWTGERIGPAGGPVLTVNDQDIVWQVVRRPSLSTLIEMWISKTIDIEDGTLFDFYALPSQGKLRTKIKSLPKLAILRDLPSVLLSRKQMSTRTDLSGRNPYVSGSSQEAIQHHYDISNAFYRLFLDERMVYSCGYFKDFANGIDQAQADKLDHICRKLRLKPGERLLDIGCGWGAMLIHAAKNYGVVGHGVSLSQAQTDLARERIRAEGLEDKITIEIKSYAELTGSFDKISSIGMFEHLGIANHAAYFSTVHRLLKPGGIYLHHAITRRSKGDLKKTLRKGPEYKALLKYIFPGGELDTIGMTTGNLEAHGFLVYDVENLREHYARTCRLWAERLQARFDEAVAEVGEAKARLWLLYLTGCSITFERASAQIFQTVVTKRARGPSGLPPTRADLYR encoded by the coding sequence ATGGACGCTACCGAGAAAGCCGCGCGCGTCGTTCGAACGGTGATCGAAACGCTGAAGCCCGGTTTTGCCGTCAGGCTGTGGACCGGCGAGCGGATCGGCCCCGCCGGCGGGCCGGTGCTCACCGTCAACGACCAGGACATCGTCTGGCAGGTTGTGAGGCGGCCGTCTTTGTCGACGCTGATCGAGATGTGGATTTCCAAGACCATAGACATCGAAGACGGAACGCTGTTCGATTTCTACGCCCTGCCGTCGCAAGGCAAGCTGCGGACCAAGATCAAGTCGCTGCCGAAGCTCGCGATCCTGCGCGACCTGCCTTCCGTGCTTTTGTCACGCAAGCAGATGAGCACGCGGACCGATCTGTCCGGGCGCAATCCCTATGTCAGCGGTTCGAGCCAGGAAGCGATCCAGCATCACTACGACATTTCGAACGCCTTCTACCGGCTCTTCCTCGACGAGCGCATGGTCTACAGTTGCGGCTACTTCAAGGATTTCGCCAACGGCATCGACCAGGCGCAGGCCGACAAACTCGACCACATCTGCCGCAAGCTCCGGCTGAAACCGGGCGAAAGGCTGCTCGACATCGGCTGTGGCTGGGGCGCCATGCTGATCCATGCCGCGAAGAATTACGGCGTCGTCGGCCACGGCGTCTCGCTGTCGCAGGCCCAGACCGATCTTGCCCGCGAGCGCATCCGCGCCGAGGGGCTGGAGGACAAGATCACCATCGAGATCAAATCCTACGCCGAGCTCACCGGTAGCTTCGACAAGATATCGTCGATCGGCATGTTCGAGCATCTGGGTATCGCCAACCACGCCGCCTACTTTTCCACCGTCCACCGGCTGCTGAAGCCGGGCGGCATCTATCTGCATCACGCCATCACCAGGCGCAGCAAAGGCGACTTGAAGAAAACCCTGCGCAAGGGACCGGAATACAAGGCATTGCTCAAATACATCTTCCCCGGCGGTGAACTCGACACGATCGGCATGACAACAGGCAATCTCGAGGCGCACGGTTTTCTCGTCTACGATGTCGAGAATTTGCGCGAACACTATGCCCGCACCTGCAGGCTGTGGGCCGAGCGGCTGCAGGCTCGCTTCGACGAGGCGGTCGCCGAAGTCGGCGAGGCCAAGGCGCGGCTGTGGCTGCTTTATCTGACCGGCTGTTCGATCACCTTCGAGCGCGCCTCGGCGCAGATTTTCCAGACCGTCGTCACCAAGCGCGCACGCGGCCCGAGCGGCCTGCCGCCGACGCGGGCCGATCTTTATCGTTGA
- a CDS encoding transglutaminase-like domain-containing protein — MLIRLGYEIAIECAEATPVISLLEIHKDRQADIKRQTRVLTSPSVPTRLYHDMHGNACRRFTAPAGGFRILYDAVVEDSGEPDEVNMLARELPVAELPDEVLGYLLGSRYCETDHLSNLAWQLFGHLPSGWARVQAIVDYVHNRLSFGYGYARSTRTAAQAHEERVGVCRDFAHLAITLCRCMNIPARYVNGYLGDIGVPTDPAPMDFSAWMEVFLDGKWYTFDPRHNRPRIGRVVIARGRDATDVPLLHSFGPHRLSLFKVWTYEQEGRLFNPPYHGIDKTVSARMLA; from the coding sequence ATGCTGATCCGGCTCGGCTATGAAATCGCCATTGAATGCGCCGAGGCCACTCCGGTGATTTCGCTGCTCGAGATCCACAAGGACAGGCAGGCCGACATCAAACGGCAGACGCGCGTGCTGACATCGCCTTCCGTGCCGACCAGGCTCTACCACGACATGCATGGCAATGCCTGCCGCCGCTTCACCGCGCCTGCCGGAGGCTTTCGTATCCTCTACGACGCGGTGGTCGAGGACAGCGGCGAGCCGGATGAAGTCAACATGCTGGCCAGGGAGCTACCGGTGGCCGAGTTGCCCGACGAGGTGCTCGGTTATCTCCTCGGCAGCCGCTACTGCGAGACCGATCATCTCAGCAATCTTGCCTGGCAGCTGTTCGGTCATCTTCCATCCGGCTGGGCGCGGGTGCAGGCGATCGTCGACTATGTCCACAACCGCCTGTCGTTCGGCTACGGCTATGCTCGTTCGACCCGCACGGCGGCGCAGGCGCATGAGGAACGGGTGGGCGTCTGCCGCGACTTCGCGCATCTGGCGATCACGCTCTGCCGCTGCATGAACATCCCGGCGCGTTATGTGAACGGCTATCTCGGCGACATCGGCGTGCCGACCGATCCGGCGCCGATGGATTTCTCGGCCTGGATGGAAGTGTTCCTGGACGGCAAATGGTACACGTTCGACCCGCGCCACAACCGGCCCAGGATCGGCCGCGTCGTCATCGCGCGCGGCCGCGACGCCACCGACGTGCCGCTGCTGCACAGCTTCGGCCCGCACCGGCTCAGCCTGTTCAAGGTATGGACTTATGAACAGGAAGGCAGGCTGTTCAATCCGCCCTACCACGGCATCGACAAGACGGTCAGCGCACGGATGCTGGCCTAG
- a CDS encoding TadE/TadG family type IV pilus assembly protein has translation MRNYGGLVHAVGGFARDRGGNFAVLFGFAASVLALAAGFSVNISQLYNAKSSLQGVVDAAVTSTARDLTTGVIKEADADNSVKAFLVANSAAGILQPDQVVLDKLIVDKTAKTVQANVHVDVALYFPLFGIGDMQRVAASTTALYSDKTVEVAMMLDITGSMAKRGNVDKIGDLRAAARNAVQTMLQNQDPKRPRIRVAIVPYASGVNAGKLAENVYAETQGSSELPPVAGSSLLVAKTGKALLPSFSDYISIVGAAMPHPDNCTTERKNKNGDADLSADGPDTVRTDRNGKKYYALVNRDDHLDGGGMNRCPDAEVIPLTADSDALLDSIDDFRAAGYTAGAIAIQWTYYMLSPQWRAAIKNVGLGNGASDANAKKIAKVAILMTDGQFNTAFAGAGGSYNGQGDLARGNAEALCGNMKNDGIEIFTIGFDLNDKDMSATERDQAKAVLKGCSSKDASAAERHYFEASTGAELDAAFQEIIRNTEKVALTQ, from the coding sequence ATGCGGAATTACGGGGGTCTTGTTCACGCGGTCGGCGGGTTCGCCAGGGATCGCGGTGGAAATTTCGCGGTCCTGTTCGGTTTTGCTGCCTCGGTCTTGGCGCTGGCCGCCGGCTTTTCTGTCAACATCTCGCAGCTCTACAATGCCAAATCGAGCCTGCAAGGCGTGGTCGACGCCGCGGTAACATCGACGGCACGCGACCTGACCACCGGAGTCATCAAGGAAGCCGATGCCGACAATTCGGTGAAGGCCTTTCTCGTGGCCAACAGCGCGGCGGGCATCCTGCAGCCGGACCAGGTGGTGCTCGACAAGCTGATCGTCGACAAGACGGCTAAAACCGTGCAAGCAAATGTGCATGTCGATGTCGCCCTCTATTTTCCGCTGTTCGGCATCGGCGACATGCAGCGCGTCGCCGCTTCCACCACCGCGCTCTATTCGGACAAGACGGTCGAGGTGGCTATGATGCTCGACATCACAGGATCGATGGCCAAGCGGGGCAACGTCGACAAGATCGGCGATCTGAGAGCAGCCGCGAGAAACGCCGTTCAGACCATGCTCCAGAATCAGGATCCCAAGAGGCCCCGTATCCGCGTCGCGATTGTGCCTTACGCGTCTGGCGTGAACGCCGGCAAGCTAGCGGAAAACGTCTATGCCGAGACGCAAGGGAGCTCGGAGCTGCCACCTGTCGCAGGCAGTTCGCTTCTTGTCGCCAAGACGGGCAAAGCCTTGCTGCCGTCCTTCAGCGACTACATCTCCATTGTTGGCGCGGCGATGCCACATCCGGATAATTGCACCACAGAGCGCAAGAACAAGAATGGCGATGCGGATCTGAGCGCCGACGGCCCGGACACGGTTCGCACGGACAGGAACGGCAAGAAATATTATGCCCTGGTCAACCGGGACGATCATCTCGATGGCGGGGGAATGAACAGGTGCCCTGATGCGGAAGTGATCCCGCTGACCGCGGATTCCGACGCATTGCTCGATTCGATCGACGATTTCCGGGCCGCTGGTTATACGGCCGGCGCGATCGCCATTCAGTGGACCTATTATATGCTGTCGCCGCAATGGCGCGCCGCGATCAAGAATGTCGGTCTCGGCAACGGCGCATCGGATGCCAATGCGAAGAAGATTGCCAAAGTTGCTATCCTGATGACCGATGGCCAGTTCAATACCGCCTTCGCCGGTGCTGGGGGGAGCTACAACGGCCAGGGCGACCTTGCGCGCGGCAACGCCGAAGCGCTGTGCGGCAACATGAAAAATGACGGCATTGAGATTTTCACCATCGGCTTCGATCTGAACGACAAGGACATGTCGGCAACCGAGCGGGACCAGGCAAAGGCGGTGCTGAAGGGCTGTTCGTCGAAAGACGCCTCCGCCGCCGAGAGACATTACTTCGAGGCGTCCACCGGAGCAGAATTGGACGCCGCCTTTCAAGAAATCATCCGCAACACCGAAAAGGTCGCACTGACCCAGTAA
- the acs gene encoding acetate--CoA ligase has protein sequence MSEVHVHRVQPAWKKNALIDNDTYLKWYADSMKNPDKFWGKHGKRIDWFKPYSKVKNTSFDGKVSIKWFEDGLTNVSYNCIDRHLKKRGNQTAIIWEGDNPYDDKKITYNELYEHVCRLANVMKKHGVKKGDRVTIYMPMIPEAAYAMLACTRIGAIHSIVFGGFSPDALAGRIDDCKSTFVITADEGLRGGKPIPLKENTDKAIEIAAKAGTKVEKVVVVRRTGGKIGWAPGRDVWYHDEVATVKAECKPEKMKAEDPLFILYTSGSTGKPKGVLHTTAGYLVYVSMTHQYVFDYHDGDIYWCTADVGWVTGHSYIVYGPLANGATTLMFEGVPNYPSQSRFWEVIDKHKVNIFYTAPTALRALMGAGNDPVKKTSRKSLRVLGSVGEPINPEAWEWYFNVVGNGKVPIVDTWWQTETGGILITPLPGATDLKAGSATRPFFGIKPQLVDGEGKVLEGAADGNLCITDSWPGQMRTVYGDHDRFVQTYFSTYKGKYFTGDGCRRDADGYYWITGRVDDVINVSGHRMGTAEVESALVSHEKVSEAAVVGYPHDIKGQGIYSYVTLMKGAEPTEELRKELVAHVRKEIGAIASPDKIQFAPGLPKTRSGKIMRRILRKIAEDDFAALGDTSTLADPAVVDDLVANRQNKKG, from the coding sequence ATGTCCGAGGTTCATGTCCATCGTGTCCAGCCGGCGTGGAAGAAGAATGCGCTGATCGACAATGATACCTACCTGAAATGGTATGCCGACAGCATGAAGAACCCGGACAAGTTCTGGGGCAAGCACGGCAAGCGGATCGACTGGTTCAAGCCCTACAGCAAGGTCAAGAACACCTCCTTCGACGGCAAGGTCTCGATCAAGTGGTTCGAGGACGGGCTGACCAACGTTTCGTACAACTGCATCGATCGCCACCTGAAGAAGCGCGGCAACCAGACCGCCATCATCTGGGAAGGTGACAACCCCTACGACGACAAGAAGATCACCTACAACGAGCTTTACGAGCATGTCTGCCGGCTCGCCAACGTGATGAAGAAGCACGGCGTCAAGAAGGGCGACCGCGTCACCATTTACATGCCGATGATCCCGGAGGCCGCCTATGCAATGCTGGCCTGCACCCGTATCGGCGCCATCCATTCGATCGTCTTCGGCGGCTTTTCGCCGGACGCGCTGGCAGGCCGTATCGACGATTGCAAGTCGACTTTCGTCATCACCGCCGACGAGGGCCTGCGCGGCGGCAAGCCGATCCCGCTGAAGGAGAACACCGACAAGGCGATCGAGATCGCAGCCAAGGCCGGCACCAAAGTCGAAAAGGTGGTGGTCGTGCGCCGCACCGGCGGCAAGATCGGCTGGGCTCCGGGCCGCGACGTCTGGTACCACGACGAGGTCGCGACGGTGAAGGCCGAGTGCAAGCCGGAGAAGATGAAGGCCGAGGATCCGCTGTTCATCCTCTACACCTCCGGCTCGACCGGCAAGCCGAAGGGTGTGCTGCACACCACCGCCGGCTACCTCGTCTATGTCTCGATGACGCACCAATATGTCTTCGACTATCATGACGGCGACATCTACTGGTGCACCGCCGATGTCGGCTGGGTGACCGGCCACAGCTACATCGTCTATGGCCCGCTCGCCAACGGCGCCACCACGCTGATGTTCGAGGGCGTGCCGAATTATCCGTCGCAGTCGCGCTTCTGGGAAGTCATCGACAAGCACAAGGTCAACATCTTCTACACCGCGCCGACCGCATTGCGCGCGCTGATGGGCGCCGGCAACGATCCTGTGAAGAAGACCTCGCGCAAGTCGCTGCGCGTGCTGGGATCGGTCGGCGAGCCGATCAACCCGGAAGCCTGGGAGTGGTATTTCAACGTCGTCGGCAACGGCAAGGTACCGATCGTCGACACCTGGTGGCAGACCGAGACCGGCGGCATCCTGATCACGCCGCTGCCCGGCGCCACCGATCTCAAGGCGGGTTCGGCGACGCGGCCTTTCTTCGGCATCAAGCCGCAGTTGGTCGACGGCGAAGGCAAGGTGCTGGAAGGGGCGGCCGACGGCAATCTCTGCATCACCGATTCCTGGCCCGGCCAGATGCGCACCGTCTATGGCGATCACGATCGTTTCGTGCAGACCTATTTTTCCACCTACAAGGGCAAGTACTTCACCGGTGACGGCTGCCGCCGCGACGCCGACGGCTACTACTGGATCACCGGCCGCGTCGACGACGTCATCAACGTTTCCGGCCATCGCATGGGCACGGCCGAAGTCGAATCGGCGCTGGTCAGCCATGAGAAGGTCTCCGAGGCCGCTGTCGTCGGCTACCCGCACGACATCAAGGGTCAGGGCATCTACAGCTACGTCACCTTGATGAAGGGTGCCGAACCGACCGAAGAGCTGCGCAAGGAGCTTGTCGCCCATGTCCGCAAGGAGATCGGCGCCATCGCCTCGCCCGACAAGATCCAGTTCGCGCCCGGCCTGCCCAAGACGCGTTCCGGCAAGATCATGCGCCGCATCCTGCGCAAGATCGCCGAGGACGATTTTGCCGCCCTTGGCGATACCTCGACACTCGCCGATCCAGCCGTGGTCGACGATCTGGTTGCCAACCGGCAGAACAAGAAGGGCTGA
- a CDS encoding MOSC domain-containing protein, producing MRDAALLGTVSELWRYPASSLAGERLEAISVALESIEGDRMFGLVDACDNEIARPDRAEKWHKVPLIRTRLNLARQLEVAVPGGEWLSAPGVESDRAVSAYLGFEASIRPFRQENAPGYSGPLTAERYRKAPIHLLTTASLARLKTLHPDGAADPRRFRPNIVVDMAAVEGSFPETEWIGRKLAIGDLLLTISEPCRRCGFTIIAQDGFDNDPGILRNLVRHNAHNLGVYCTVDKPASIKLGDEMRFV from the coding sequence ATGCGGGACGCGGCCTTGCTCGGCACTGTCAGCGAACTCTGGCGCTATCCGGCGAGCTCGCTCGCCGGCGAACGCCTGGAGGCGATCTCCGTTGCACTCGAAAGCATCGAGGGCGACCGCATGTTCGGCCTGGTCGATGCATGCGACAACGAGATCGCCCGGCCGGACCGCGCCGAGAAGTGGCACAAGGTGCCGTTGATCCGCACCCGGTTGAACCTCGCTCGCCAGCTTGAGGTCGCCGTCCCCGGCGGCGAATGGCTGTCTGCTCCCGGCGTCGAGAGCGACCGCGCGGTATCGGCCTATCTCGGCTTCGAAGCCTCGATCCGGCCGTTCCGCCAGGAGAATGCGCCGGGCTATTCCGGCCCATTGACGGCGGAGCGCTACCGCAAGGCGCCGATCCATCTTCTGACCACGGCTTCGCTGGCGCGCCTGAAGACGCTGCATCCGGACGGCGCAGCCGACCCGCGCCGCTTCCGCCCCAACATCGTCGTCGACATGGCGGCGGTCGAAGGCTCGTTTCCGGAGACGGAATGGATCGGCCGCAAGCTGGCGATCGGCGATCTCCTGCTGACCATCTCCGAACCATGCCGCCGCTGCGGCTTCACCATCATCGCCCAGGACGGCTTCGACAACGACCCCGGCATCCTGCGCAACCTGGTCCGCCACAACGCGCATAATCTCGGCGTCTATTGCACGGTCGACAAGCCAGCCAGCATCAAGCTCGGCGACGAGATGCGGTTCGTGTAG
- a CDS encoding usg protein has translation MRDHAEMDLMLKGYGLTTAKILYHFPDHPHLLQSFIWQDYDIAPKFPVLIKFIEFWKAKLDGPLHSISYTHQKLIAPNEWRKVDGEFVLH, from the coding sequence ATGCGCGATCATGCCGAAATGGACCTGATGCTCAAAGGCTATGGCCTGACCACGGCCAAGATTCTGTACCACTTTCCCGACCACCCGCATTTGCTGCAGAGCTTTATCTGGCAGGACTACGACATCGCGCCGAAGTTTCCGGTGCTGATCAAATTCATCGAGTTCTGGAAAGCCAAGCTCGACGGGCCGCTGCACTCGATCAGCTACACGCACCAGAAACTGATCGCGCCGAACGAGTGGCGCAAGGTGGATGGCGAGTTCGTACTGCATTAG
- a CDS encoding HAD-IA family hydrolase has translation MFAGRKFAAFLFDMDGTLINSIASAERVWSDWARRHGLDVAAFLPTIHGVRAIETITGLALPGVDPAHEADLLLKAEADDLDGIMPIAGAVAFLEALPPESWAIVTSAPRSLALARMKVAGIPVPAVLVAAEDVSRGKPAPDCFQLGARRLGVDARDCLVFEDAPAGIRAAEAAEASVMVINATHQHPMATQHTAIAGYDAVGITVDERGWLALEAQRSAA, from the coding sequence ATGTTTGCAGGCAGAAAATTCGCCGCCTTCCTCTTCGATATGGACGGCACGCTGATCAATTCCATCGCCTCGGCGGAGCGGGTGTGGAGCGATTGGGCACGTCGTCACGGCCTCGACGTCGCCGCCTTCCTGCCGACGATCCACGGTGTGCGGGCGATCGAGACCATCACCGGCCTTGCCCTCCCAGGCGTCGATCCGGCGCATGAGGCCGACCTGTTGCTGAAAGCCGAGGCCGACGATCTCGATGGCATTATGCCGATCGCCGGCGCCGTGGCGTTTCTCGAGGCGCTGCCTCCCGAGAGCTGGGCGATCGTGACCTCCGCGCCACGCTCGTTGGCGCTTGCACGCATGAAGGTTGCCGGCATTCCGGTCCCCGCCGTTCTCGTGGCGGCGGAAGACGTTTCCCGAGGCAAGCCGGCGCCCGATTGCTTCCAGCTCGGTGCAAGACGGCTCGGCGTCGACGCGCGCGACTGCCTGGTGTTCGAGGATGCCCCGGCCGGCATCCGGGCGGCCGAGGCTGCGGAAGCGTCGGTCATGGTGATCAACGCCACGCACCAGCATCCGATGGCGACGCAACATACCGCCATCGCAGGCTACGACGCCGTCGGCATCACCGTCGACGAGCGCGGCTGGCTGGCGCTTGAGGCCCAACGCAGCGCCGCCTAG
- the htpX gene encoding zinc metalloprotease HtpX translates to MNTIRTAMLLAAMTALFMGVGFLIGGSGGMMIALVIAAGTNLFSYWNADKMVLSMNHAVEVDEKNAPEYYAIVQALAQQAGLPMPKTYLIDSPQPNAFATGRNPQNAAVAASTGLLQRLTHEEVAAVMAHELAHVQHRDTLTMTIVATFAGAISMLGNFAFFLGGNRDNNPFGFVGVLAAMIVAPFAAMIVQMAVSRTREYEADRRGAEICGHPLWLASALDKIARGAERIPNPDAERNPAMAHLFIINPLHGERMDSLFSTHPATENRIAALQEMARRMGDSAPRTAERRAPAPPQADEPQSAGPWGKPAAPEQSAEPAKPNSNPWGRNPTGPKGRWS, encoded by the coding sequence ATGAACACCATTCGCACCGCCATGCTTCTTGCCGCGATGACAGCGCTGTTCATGGGCGTCGGCTTCCTGATCGGCGGGTCGGGCGGCATGATGATCGCGCTGGTGATCGCCGCCGGCACCAATTTGTTCAGCTACTGGAACGCCGACAAGATGGTGCTGTCGATGAACCATGCCGTCGAGGTCGACGAGAAGAACGCGCCGGAATATTACGCCATCGTCCAGGCGCTGGCCCAGCAGGCCGGCCTGCCGATGCCCAAAACCTATCTGATCGACAGTCCCCAGCCGAACGCCTTCGCCACCGGCCGCAATCCGCAGAACGCGGCGGTCGCCGCCTCCACCGGCTTGCTGCAGCGGCTGACCCATGAGGAAGTCGCGGCCGTCATGGCGCACGAACTCGCCCACGTCCAGCATCGCGACACGCTAACCATGACCATCGTCGCCACCTTTGCCGGCGCCATCTCGATGCTCGGCAACTTCGCTTTCTTCCTCGGCGGCAACCGCGACAACAACCCGTTCGGCTTTGTCGGCGTGCTGGCGGCGATGATCGTGGCGCCCTTCGCCGCGATGATCGTGCAGATGGCGGTCAGCCGCACCCGCGAATACGAGGCCGACCGGCGCGGCGCCGAAATCTGTGGACACCCGCTGTGGCTGGCATCGGCGCTTGACAAGATCGCCCGTGGCGCCGAACGCATTCCCAACCCCGATGCCGAGCGCAATCCCGCGATGGCGCATCTCTTCATCATCAATCCCCTACACGGCGAGCGCATGGACAGTCTGTTCTCCACCCACCCGGCCACCGAGAACCGCATCGCTGCGCTGCAGGAAATGGCGCGGCGGATGGGCGACAGTGCCCCCCGGACGGCGGAACGCAGGGCGCCGGCGCCGCCGCAGGCCGACGAACCGCAATCGGCCGGACCGTGGGGCAAGCCGGCCGCACCGGAACAGTCCGCCGAACCCGCCAAGCCGAACTCCAATCCATGGGGTCGCAACCCGACCGGGCCCAAGGGCCGGTGGTCGTGA
- a CDS encoding aldo/keto reductase: MDYRPLGASGLKVPALSFGAGTFGGSGPLFGAWGNTDAREARRLVDICLEAGVNLFDTADVYSNGASEEVLGEAIKGRRDAVLISTKTSLPMGEGPADYGSSRSRLIKAVDAALKRLGTDYIDLLQLHAFDAGTPIDEVLSTLDALVGAGKLRYVGVSNFSGWQVMKSLGEADKHGYPRYVAHQVYYSLVGRDYEWELMPLGLDQGVGALVWSPLGWGRLTGKIRRGQPLPETSRLHDTASFGPPVEDEHLYRVMDALDAVAQETGKTVPQIAINWLLQRPTVSSVIIGARNEEQLRQNLGAVGWTLTPEQMKKLDAASEVTAPYPYFPYRRQEGFARLNPPAV; the protein is encoded by the coding sequence ATGGACTATCGACCTCTCGGCGCATCGGGCCTGAAAGTGCCCGCACTTTCATTCGGCGCGGGAACCTTTGGCGGCTCCGGCCCGCTGTTCGGTGCCTGGGGCAACACCGACGCCAGGGAAGCGCGGCGGCTGGTCGACATCTGCCTCGAGGCCGGCGTCAATCTGTTCGACACCGCCGACGTCTATTCGAATGGCGCCTCGGAGGAGGTGCTCGGCGAAGCCATAAAAGGCCGCCGCGACGCCGTGCTGATCTCGACCAAGACCTCGCTGCCGATGGGCGAGGGACCGGCCGACTACGGCTCGTCGCGTTCTCGGCTGATCAAGGCAGTGGATGCCGCCCTGAAACGTCTCGGCACCGACTACATCGACCTGTTGCAGTTGCATGCCTTCGATGCCGGCACGCCGATCGACGAGGTTTTGTCGACGCTGGACGCGCTCGTGGGCGCCGGCAAGCTGCGTTATGTCGGGGTCTCCAACTTCTCCGGCTGGCAAGTGATGAAGTCGCTGGGGGAAGCGGACAAGCATGGCTACCCGCGTTATGTCGCGCACCAGGTCTACTATTCGCTTGTCGGGCGCGACTATGAATGGGAGCTGATGCCGCTCGGCCTCGACCAGGGCGTCGGCGCGCTGGTGTGGAGCCCGCTTGGCTGGGGCCGCCTGACCGGCAAGATCCGCCGTGGCCAGCCTCTGCCGGAAACGAGCCGGCTGCACGACACCGCGAGCTTCGGTCCGCCGGTCGAGGACGAGCATCTCTATCGGGTGATGGATGCGCTTGACGCGGTGGCGCAGGAAACCGGCAAGACCGTGCCGCAGATCGCCATCAACTGGCTGCTGCAGCGCCCGACCGTGTCATCGGTCATCATCGGCGCCCGCAACGAGGAGCAGCTGCGCCAGAACCTCGGCGCCGTCGGCTGGACGCTGACACCGGAGCAGATGAAAAAGCTCGACGCCGCCAGCGAAGTCACCGCGCCCTATCCGTATTTCCCCTATCGCCGCCAGGAAGGATTCGCCCGGCTCAACCCGCCGGCGGTGTGA
- a CDS encoding DUF1674 domain-containing protein, which produces MNDEPSKTPAETDDDAPSKELTPAARRALAEAEARRQDYRRKEAALPREIGGRGGKEPGRYGDWEVKGLTSDF; this is translated from the coding sequence ATGAACGACGAACCCAGTAAAACGCCGGCCGAAACCGATGACGACGCGCCGTCAAAAGAACTGACGCCTGCCGCCCGCCGCGCCCTGGCGGAAGCCGAGGCACGACGGCAAGACTATCGCCGCAAGGAAGCCGCGCTGCCGCGCGAAATCGGTGGCCGTGGCGGCAAGGAACCCGGCCGCTACGGCGACTGGGAAGTCAAAGGCCTGACCAGCGATTTTTAG
- a CDS encoding MFS transporter — protein MPLALYALAAGAFGIGVTEFVIMGLLLDVSKDLGVSISAAGQLISGYALGVVIGAPLLTIATGNWPRKTVLLALMAIFTLGNLACALAPDYWTLMGARVITAFAHGTFFGVGSVVATGLVAPNRKASAIALMFTGLTIANILGVPFGTWLGQAFGWRATFWAVTAVGLAAFAVILALVPRSQAAPEKSDLRADLAVLRRTPVLLGLATTVLGYAGVFAVFTYIAPLLTELSGFKEAAVSPILLVFGGGLIAGNLAGGKVADRWLVPSVLGSLVVLALVLTTMSFAIHSQVMAVIYVGLLGAAAFATVAPLQMWVLEKAQGAGQSLASSFNIAAFNLGNAGGAWLGGAVIAHGLGLGALTWVAALLPVAALGVAGLALRLHRSASLGTPVCANS, from the coding sequence ATGCCTCTCGCTCTCTACGCCCTCGCCGCCGGTGCCTTCGGCATCGGCGTCACCGAATTCGTCATCATGGGTCTGCTGCTCGATGTCAGCAAAGACCTTGGCGTCTCGATCTCCGCCGCCGGCCAGCTCATTTCGGGCTATGCGCTGGGCGTCGTCATCGGCGCCCCGCTGCTGACCATCGCCACCGGCAACTGGCCGCGCAAGACAGTGCTTCTGGCGCTGATGGCGATCTTCACGCTTGGCAATCTCGCCTGTGCGCTGGCGCCCGACTACTGGACGCTGATGGGCGCCCGCGTCATCACCGCCTTTGCCCACGGCACTTTCTTCGGCGTCGGCTCGGTGGTCGCCACCGGCCTTGTCGCACCCAACAGGAAGGCTTCGGCGATCGCCTTGATGTTCACCGGCCTGACCATCGCCAACATCCTCGGCGTGCCCTTCGGCACCTGGCTCGGCCAGGCCTTCGGCTGGCGCGCGACCTTCTGGGCGGTGACCGCAGTCGGCCTCGCCGCCTTCGCCGTCATCCTGGCCCTGGTGCCGCGCAGCCAGGCGGCGCCCGAGAAGAGCGACCTGCGCGCCGATCTCGCCGTGCTGCGCCGCACGCCGGTCCTGCTCGGCCTCGCCACCACCGTGCTCGGCTATGCCGGCGTCTTCGCCGTCTTCACCTATATCGCGCCGCTGTTGACCGAACTCTCGGGCTTCAAGGAAGCCGCGGTATCGCCGATCCTGCTCGTCTTCGGCGGCGGCCTCATCGCCGGCAATCTCGCCGGCGGCAAGGTCGCCGACCGCTGGCTGGTGCCGTCCGTGCTCGGCAGCCTCGTCGTGCTCGCTTTGGTGCTCACAACCATGAGCTTCGCCATCCACAGCCAGGTGATGGCCGTGATCTATGTCGGCCTGCTCGGTGCCGCCGCCTTCGCCACCGTGGCGCCGCTGCAAATGTGGGTGCTGGAAAAGGCCCAAGGCGCCGGCCAGAGCCTCGCCTCGTCCTTCAACATCGCCGCCTTCAATCTCGGCAATGCCGGCGGTGCATGGCTTGGCGGCGCGGTCATCGCCCACGGCCTCGGCCTTGGCGCGCTCACCTGGGTCGCCGCCCTGCTGCCGGTCGCGGCCCTTGGCGTCGCCGGGCTGGCGCTGCGCCTCCACCGCAGCGCCTCGCTCGGCACGCCTGTCTGCGCCAACTCGTAA